CCCATGGCAAACCGAGCGTGCTCGGCATCGCCACCGGTGCGGTCGCGGGGTTGGTGGCGATCACCCCCGCCGCGGGATCGGCCGGACCCCTCGGGGCATTGTTGATCGGGGCCACGGCCGGCGTGGCGTGTTTCCTGGCGTCCACCCGCCTCAAGCGCTGGCTAGGCTATGACGATTCGCTCGATGCCTTCGGCGTGCACGCCATCGGCGGCACGGTCGGCGCCTTACTCGCCGGCGTATGCGCCGGCAGCCTGGGCGGGATCGGACTCGCCGCGGGCATGACTATCGGCGGGCAAGTGGCGGCGCAGCTCAAGGCCGTCGCGTTCACCTGTGTTTACACGGCGATCTTGAGCTACCTCATCCTCAAGGTGGTCGATGCGATGGTCGGCTTGCGGGTCAACGAACAGGCGGAGCTGCAAGGCCTCGATATCGCCTTGCATGATGAACGCGGATATCAGCAGTAGCCCGTCAGCGCCCGGACAACTCGAGGGCGGCAGACTCGATAACTTCAATGCCGCCGGTCGGGCCCGAACTCCAGGATGACGGTATTCCCCGGGTTTATAATCTTCACCTGTTTGCGGCCCTCGTTGCCGGTGCTTGGCTTAGCCGTGACCGGGCTGCTCTTTGGAGGAGCGCTGACGGTCGCCGGCAAAGGCTCCGGAGCCGGAACAGCAGGGTCTTGCGAGGGCGCGGAATTTGAGCCTGAGGCTTGCGGAAGTGCATTTTCCGATTTCAAGGAGGTATCCTCATCGATGTCTGGCGCTGGCGCAGGTTCTACCGTCTCCGGGGTATTTTCTTCGGCCGGGGCGATCTCGACCCGGACGGCAGGTACGGGGTCTGCGGGGCTTGAGGGTTCGCTCTTCGCCACCTTCCGGGCAACGCCGAGCTCGGCCAGTAACTTATCGCAGACCGCGCGAATGTCCCCGGCTAGCGCCTCGACGCCCTTCGCCGGGCCGGCCTCCTGCGGTACCCACCTATCGTCGCGGCCGGGCGCCGGCTTGTCCTCACGGAGGCTCGCTTCCTCGCGAGCGCTCCGGGTGTTTACCAAGGCACAGGAGATCGGGATAAGTTCGACGCGCTGAAAGTTTTGCGCGCGCGGATCGGAATCCCCAAAGCTCATTGAAAATCCCGCGGGCGTGCTGCCCGTCCGCAGGGGATGAACCGTGGCCGCCAGCAAATGGCCATACGCACTCACGACGCTGGTGTACTTTTCTTCGATCAATTCGCGGATCTCCCGTTCCGATAGGCCAAGGTCCCATGGATCGCTCACAGCGTACCCGGCGCGAACCAGATCCTCCTTGACCTCGCGCGTAAGGGCCTTGAGCGGGTCCTCGCCGGCTCGGAATCCACCCGCCGCGTCGCGAACGATGAACAGCATCTTATCGATGGGTCCCCGCGCGCCTTGCGTGGAGTCTATCTTGATCGCGGACGGCGCGGCGCAGCCGATGAGCGTGGTTAGGAAAATCACCAAAAGCGCGTGTCGCAGACCCTGGTAATTCGGTGAAGATAGCGATGGTGAATTTTTTCGCGTCATGCCAATAACCCCTCGCGCACGATAAAATCCCGGATCGCCCCGAGACCCTCGCCGGTTTTCAGATTGGAAAACACAAAGGGCCGCTCGCCGCGCATCTTGCGGGCGTCCCGCTCCATGACCTCGAGGGAAGCACCCACATGAGGCGCGAGGTCGATCTTGTTAATCACCAAGAGATCGGAGCGCGTGATCCCGGGTCCGCCCTTGCGCGGGATCTTGTCGCCCGCGGCGACGTCGATCACATAGATCATGAGATCGGCCAGCTCTGGGCTGAAGGTCGCGCTCAGGTTGTCGCCGCCGCTTTCGACGAAAATCATGTCGAGCTCCGGGAAACGCGTAATCAGCTCATCGACGGCAACAAGGTTGATCGAGGCGTCCTCGCGGATCGCGGTATGCGGGCATCCGCCGGTCTCCACGCCTACGATCCGATCGGCCGTCAGCGCCTGACTGCGGATCAGAAACTGCTGGTCTTCCTTGGTGTAAATATCGTTGGTGACCACGGCGATCCGGTACTCGTCGCGCATCGATTTACACAGCGCATCGACGAGCGCTGTCTTCCCCGAGCCGACGGGCCCGCCGATGCCGATACGCAAGATCTGTTTTCTGTCCTTCGTGTGCTCCATCGCCGTGGCCTCGTTTATGAACGGAACAGCCTCGTATATTGCCCCTCATGCAGGGCGCTCGCGATGCCCACCCCCGGGGCGACGCCCCCGATGGCGTCATCGCCGAGCGCGAGCCCGGACTGCACCGCCTCCGGGAGCACGTCCGCGAGCCGCGACAATATTCGCTGTCCGGCCGTCTGTCCCAAGGGGATGAGCTTTACCGCCGCCGCGACTTGGTTTTCGCTCCATATCCAGGCATAGGCTTGCGCGGCCTCCGTTAATTCAATATCCCAGCGTTCCGCGCCGAGGGCAAACAGGGTAGCGAAACTCGGGCGTTCGGCAACTTGCCACGCGCCGGCGTCTTCGATCCCGAGATCGATCAGCAGCCGGGCCAAGGCGCCACCGAGGTATTGGTCCTCGGCGAGCAACTCGGCGGACTCGCGGGTGGCGAGCAGGAAAGAATTCCAGTAGGCGAGGGTGCCTACATCGTCTTCTTGCCAGGCGCGGTAGAGCCGCGCGAACACGGGGACATCGAGGCTTTCGAAGACCTGTGTCAATTGTCCCTCGATCCATGACGCGGCGTCGATTTTGTTACCTACCCAGCCCGCGCTCACGGCGTACTCCAGCCCGCGCGAATATGCATAGGCCCCGATCGGCAACGCGGGGCTGATGAGTTGCCAAAGCCGTAGCCGAGCCCTAGCCGTGCTCATGCGTCCCGTCACCTGGCTCCCCCGGGATGGCGATGGCCGCCGTCGTGATAAGCGCCGGCCTCCGGCTCGAAGGGCTGCTCTTCCCGGACCGTACGTAACCCGAGAGAGGCGACCATCCCGTCTAATACATGATCCGCCCGATAGCGGACCCAGCCCGCGCCGATTTCCAGGGCGATATGGCGATTGCCCAGGTGATAGGCGGCGCGGGCGAGCAGATGCGGATCGACGCTATACGCGCTGGTGACGGGCTCGGCCAGCGCGCGGACTTCGACCACGCGCCCGTCCTCGGCACGCAAGCGATCGCCCGCGCGAAGCATGGTTCCGTGCGGGAGACTCACACCCGCCTCCTCCCCGGAATCGAGCCTGATCCGCTGGCGGCTCTTTTGCCGCTGCTCGAAGGACAAGGTCAGCGTCGCGTCGGCCTTGGCCGGCGTCTGCAGCCGTTCAGTGATCCGCATCATCGCCGCGATCAAAAATAGCAGGATCGGACCACGCTCATCGACGCAAGATAAGCAATCCAAAGCCACATTTCAAACGGTTTGATTGGTGAGCAGCATGCCGATAGGTGTCACGTCTGTAGCCGGACCACTCGCGCCCTCCGGGCGCGGGTCTTGGCGAGGTCGATCGCGTTTCGCGTAGCGGTACTCTGGGTCAATATGTCCAGGCGAGGCGGCACCGCACCCCTAGAGAGCCGCTTGCCGCAGGCAGTGCCCCTGTATGAGCAGGCGCGGGCTCGGGGCCGGGAGCCGAAGTGCGGGTGAGGCGGGCCGCTTGCGCAAACCACGCCATGCTCAAAACAAGAAATAGCGCTGCGCCAGCGGCAGGACCGTGGCAGGTTCGCAGGTCAATAAAACACCGTCGGCGCGCACTTCGTAAGTCTGCGGATCCACGTCGATCTTCGGCTGATAGTCATTCAAACGCATCTCCGACTTGCCGATGCGCCGGGTATCGCGCACGGCGACGAGCTGTTTTTGGAGACCAACCTTTTCCTTGATTCCGGCCTCCAATGCGGTTTGTGAAACAAAGCTCAAGCAGGTCTTGGCCAGCGCGCCGCCGAAGGCCGCGAACATCGGTCGATAGTGCACCGGCTGGGGCGTGGGGATAGAGGCGTTGGGATCGCCCATGGCCGCCGCCACGATCATCCCGCCCTTGATGACTATGGACGGTTTGGCCCCGAAGAAGGCCGGCTTCCATAGCACCAGATCGGCCAGCTTCCCGGCCTCGACGGAACCGACCTCGCGGGCCAGGCCGTGGGTGATCGCGGGGTTGATCGTGTACTTGGCCACATAGCGTTTCGCCCGCAGGTTGTCGTTACGATCGGAGTCGCCCGCGAGCGGCCCTCGCTGCAGCTTCATCTTGTGCGCCGTCTGCCAAGTGCGGGTGATGACCTCGCCCACCCGTCCCATCGCCTGGGAATCCGAGGACAGCATCGAGAAGGCGCCGAGGTCGTGCAGGATATCCTCGGCGGCAATGGTCTCGCGCCGGATGCGGGATTCCGCGAAGGCGACATCTTCGGGGATCTTGGAGTCCAGGTGATGGCAGACCATCAACATGTCGAGATGCTCGTCGATGGTGTTGACGGTATAGGGCCGCGTCGGGTTGGTGCTGGAGGGAAGGACGTTCGACTCGCCGCAGACCCGGATGATGTCGGGGGCGTGTCCGCCGCCCGCGCCTTCGGTGTGATAGGTATGGATGGCCCGGCCCTTGAACGCGGCGATGGTATCCTCGACGAACCCGGATTCGTTCAAGGTGTCGGTATGGATGGCGACCTGCACGTCCAGCTCGTCGGCGACGCTCAGACACACGTCGATGGCGGCTGGCGTCGTGCCCCAGTCCTCATGGAGCTTGAGCCCCATGGCGCCGGCGATGATTTGCTCGCGTAGCGGCTCAGGTTGGCTGGCGTTGCCCTTGCCGAGAAAACCGAGATTCATCGGCAGCCCGTCGGCCGCGAGCAGCATGTGATGGATATTCCACGGTCCCGGCGTGCAGGTGGTCGCGTTGGTACCCGCCGCGGGCCCGGTGCCTCCGCCCAGCATGGTGGTCACCCCCGACATGAGCGCGTCTTCGATCTGCTGCGGGCAGATGAAGTGGATGTGGGAATCGATGCCGCCCGCCGTGACGATCATGCCTTCGCCCGCGATGACCTCGGTGCCCGCTCCGATGATGATGCTGACGGCGGGCTGGATATCGGGATTGCCGGCCTTGCCGAGGCCGGCGATATGCCCGTCCTTGATCCCGATGTCGGCCTTGACGATGCCCGTGTAGTCTAGGATGAGCGCGTTGGTGATGACGGTATCGACCGAATCGCGAGCACCGCGCTGGCTCTGGCCCATGCCGTCGCGGATCACCTTGCCGCCGCCGAACTTGACCTCCTCCCCGTAGATCGTGTGGTCCTGTTCCACCTCGATGATCAATTCCGTATCCCCAAGACGGACCCGGTCGCCCACGGTGGGCCCGTACATCTCCGCATAGGCATGGCGGTCGATCGTCGTCATGGTTGTTTCTCCAGCGGTCCCATCACCAGCGCGTTGAACCCGTAGACCTTACGCTCGCCCGCATAGGCGCAAAGCTCGATCGTGCGTTCCTGCCCTGGCTCGAAGCGCACCGCGGTGCCGGCTGGGATGTTAAGCCGAAAACCACGGGCCGCGTCCCGATCGAAACGCAGGGCCCGGTTGGTCTCGTAGAAGTGGTAATGGGAGCCTACCTGGATCGGCCGGTCACCGGTATTGGCGACCTTCAAGGTCCGGGTTTCACGGCCCTCGTTGAGACGGATAGCGCCTGGTTCGATGAACATTTCTCCGGGGATCATCGTGGTTCTCCTCAAACGATCGGGTAATGCACCGTGACCAGTTTGGTGCCGTCGGGAAACGT
The DNA window shown above is from Pseudomonadota bacterium and carries:
- the ureG gene encoding urease accessory protein UreG; protein product: MEHTKDRKQILRIGIGGPVGSGKTALVDALCKSMRDEYRIAVVTNDIYTKEDQQFLIRSQALTADRIVGVETGGCPHTAIREDASINLVAVDELITRFPELDMIFVESGGDNLSATFSPELADLMIYVIDVAAGDKIPRKGGPGITRSDLLVINKIDLAPHVGASLEVMERDARKMRGERPFVFSNLKTGEGLGAIRDFIVREGLLA
- a CDS encoding urease accessory protein UreF; this encodes MSTARARLRLWQLISPALPIGAYAYSRGLEYAVSAGWVGNKIDAASWIEGQLTQVFESLDVPVFARLYRAWQEDDVGTLAYWNSFLLATRESAELLAEDQYLGGALARLLIDLGIEDAGAWQVAERPSFATLFALGAERWDIELTEAAQAYAWIWSENQVAAAVKLIPLGQTAGQRILSRLADVLPEAVQSGLALGDDAIGGVAPGVGIASALHEGQYTRLFRS
- the ureE gene encoding urease accessory protein UreE, with the translated sequence MMRITERLQTPAKADATLTLSFEQRQKSRQRIRLDSGEEAGVSLPHGTMLRAGDRLRAEDGRVVEVRALAEPVTSAYSVDPHLLARAAYHLGNRHIALEIGAGWVRYRADHVLDGMVASLGLRTVREEQPFEPEAGAYHDGGHRHPGGAR
- the ureC gene encoding urease subunit alpha, whose product is MTTIDRHAYAEMYGPTVGDRVRLGDTELIIEVEQDHTIYGEEVKFGGGKVIRDGMGQSQRGARDSVDTVITNALILDYTGIVKADIGIKDGHIAGLGKAGNPDIQPAVSIIIGAGTEVIAGEGMIVTAGGIDSHIHFICPQQIEDALMSGVTTMLGGGTGPAAGTNATTCTPGPWNIHHMLLAADGLPMNLGFLGKGNASQPEPLREQIIAGAMGLKLHEDWGTTPAAIDVCLSVADELDVQVAIHTDTLNESGFVEDTIAAFKGRAIHTYHTEGAGGGHAPDIIRVCGESNVLPSSTNPTRPYTVNTIDEHLDMLMVCHHLDSKIPEDVAFAESRIRRETIAAEDILHDLGAFSMLSSDSQAMGRVGEVITRTWQTAHKMKLQRGPLAGDSDRNDNLRAKRYVAKYTINPAITHGLAREVGSVEAGKLADLVLWKPAFFGAKPSIVIKGGMIVAAAMGDPNASIPTPQPVHYRPMFAAFGGALAKTCLSFVSQTALEAGIKEKVGLQKQLVAVRDTRRIGKSEMRLNDYQPKIDVDPQTYEVRADGVLLTCEPATVLPLAQRYFLF
- a CDS encoding urease subunit beta; this encodes MIPGEMFIEPGAIRLNEGRETRTLKVANTGDRPIQVGSHYHFYETNRALRFDRDAARGFRLNIPAGTAVRFEPGQERTIELCAYAGERKVYGFNALVMGPLEKQP